A stretch of Balaenoptera ricei isolate mBalRic1 chromosome 9, mBalRic1.hap2, whole genome shotgun sequence DNA encodes these proteins:
- the ZC3HC1 gene encoding zinc finger C3HC-type protein 1 isoform X2: MAAPSEGLTFAVGVEKNCSAVVRSPEGTPQKVRQLIDEGIAPEEGGAEAKDTSATFQSVNGSPQAEEPPLESTSKEAFFSRVETFSSLKWAGKPPELSPLVCAKYGWVTVECDMLKCSSCQAFLCATLQPAFDFDRYKERCAELKKALCTAHEKFCFWPDSPSPDRFGMLPLDEPAVLVSEFVDRFQSLCHLDFQLPSLRPEDLKTMCLTEDKISLLLNLLEDELDHRTDERKTATKLGSDIIQIHVTSCILSLCGWACSSSLEPMQLSLITCSQCMRKVGLWGFQQIESSMTDLDASFGLTSSPIPGSECRPERFSLVPESPRRMMTRSQDASFSPGSEQAERSPGPIVSRTRSWDSSSPVDRPEPEAASPTTRTRPVTRSMGTGDTTGLEVPSSPLRRAKRARLCSSSSSDTSSRSFFDPTSQHRDWCPWVNITFGKETRENGGTEVDASTPAEPGWKAVLNILLAHKESNQPAEADSMSLSEKSRKVFRIFRQWESLCSS; the protein is encoded by the exons ATGGCGGCGCCCAGTGAGGGGCTAACGTTTGCTGTGGGGGTCGAAAAGAATTGTAGTGCGGTTGTTCGCTCCCCAGAAGGGACTCCCCAGAAAGTCCGGCAGCTGATAGATGAGGGGATTGCCCCGGAAGAGGGAGGCGCCGAAGC GAAGGACACATCTGCCACATTCCAGTCAGTTAATGGATCACCCCAAGCAGAAGAACCTCCATTGGAATCTACAAGCAAAGAAGCCTTCTTTAGCAGAGTGGAAACCTTTTCT TCTTTGAAATGGGCAGGTAAGCCCCCTGAGCTGTCTCCACTGGTCTGTGCAAAATATGGCTGGGTCACAGTTGAATGTGATATGCTGAAGTGCTCCAGCTGTCAAGCTTTTCTCTGTGCCACTTTACAACCAGCTTTTGATTTTGACAGAT ATAAGGAACGATGTGCTGAGCTGAAGAAAGCCTTGTGTACTGCCCATGAGAAGTTCTGTTTCTGGCCAGACAGCCCCTCTCCag ATCGATTTGGGATGTTGCCATTGGATGAACCTGCGGTTCTTGTTAGTGAATTTGTAGATCGTTTTCAAAGCCTTTGTcacttggacttccagcttccttcCCTGAGGCCAGAGGACTTAAAAACTATG TGCTTGACAGAAGACAAGATCAGTCTTCTCCTGAACCTGCTTGAAGATGAACTTGATCACCGAACTGATGAGAGAAAAACTGCAACCAAACTAGGTTCAGACATCATCCAAATCCACGTCACTTCCTGTATTCTCTCCCTGTGTGGCTGGGCGTGTAG TTCTTCGTTGGAACCCATGCAGCTCTCCCTGATAACATGTTCACAGTGTATGAGGAAGGTGGGGCTCTGGGGCTTCCAGCAGATCGAGTCATCCATGACCGACCTGGATGCCTCCTTTGGTCTGACCAGCTCCCCCATCCCAGGCTCTGAGTGCCGGCCAGAGCGCTTCTCTCTGGTGCCTGAGTCTCCTCGGAGGATGATGACTCGGAGCCAGGATGCCTCGTTTTCCCCAGGCTCAGAGCAG GCTGAAAGGAGCCCAGGTCCCATTGTCTCTAGAACTCGAAGCTGGGACTCTTCCAGTCCTGTCGACCGTCCTGAGCCAGAGGCCGCTAGCCCCACCACCAGAACCCGCCCAGTGACCCGAAGCATGGGAACAGGAGACACCACTGGCCTGGAAGTGCCATCTAGTCCTCTTCGGAGAGCCAAACGGGCTCGCCTCTGCTCTTCCAGCAGCTCG gACACATCTTCCCGAAGCTTCTTTGATCCCACTTCTCAGCATCGAGACTGGTGTCCTTGGGTGAATATCACATTTGGGAAAGAAACCAGGGAGAATGGTGGAACTGAGGTAGATGCCAGCACCCCGGCAGAGCCAGGCTGGAAGGCAGTGCTGAACATCCTCTTGGCCCACAAAGAGTCTAACCAGCCAGCTGAAGCCGACTCCATG AGTCTCTCTGAGAAATCAAGGAAGGTATTCCGAATATTCCGGCAGTGGGAATCTTTATGCTCATCCTGA
- the ZC3HC1 gene encoding zinc finger C3HC-type protein 1 isoform X1 has translation MAAPSEGLTFAVGVEKNCSAVVRSPEGTPQKVRQLIDEGIAPEEGGAEAKDTSATFQSVNGSPQAEEPPLESTSKEAFFSRVETFSSLKWAGKPPELSPLVCAKYGWVTVECDMLKCSSCQAFLCATLQPAFDFDRYKERCAELKKALCTAHEKFCFWPDSPSPDRFGMLPLDEPAVLVSEFVDRFQSLCHLDFQLPSLRPEDLKTMCLTEDKISLLLNLLEDELDHRTDERKTATKLGSDIIQIHVTSCILSLCGWACSSSLEPMQLSLITCSQCMRKVGLWGFQQIESSMTDLDASFGLTSSPIPGSECRPERFSLVPESPRRMMTRSQDASFSPGSEQGTSIISPFLQAERSPGPIVSRTRSWDSSSPVDRPEPEAASPTTRTRPVTRSMGTGDTTGLEVPSSPLRRAKRARLCSSSSSDTSSRSFFDPTSQHRDWCPWVNITFGKETRENGGTEVDASTPAEPGWKAVLNILLAHKESNQPAEADSMSLSEKSRKVFRIFRQWESLCSS, from the exons ATGGCGGCGCCCAGTGAGGGGCTAACGTTTGCTGTGGGGGTCGAAAAGAATTGTAGTGCGGTTGTTCGCTCCCCAGAAGGGACTCCCCAGAAAGTCCGGCAGCTGATAGATGAGGGGATTGCCCCGGAAGAGGGAGGCGCCGAAGC GAAGGACACATCTGCCACATTCCAGTCAGTTAATGGATCACCCCAAGCAGAAGAACCTCCATTGGAATCTACAAGCAAAGAAGCCTTCTTTAGCAGAGTGGAAACCTTTTCT TCTTTGAAATGGGCAGGTAAGCCCCCTGAGCTGTCTCCACTGGTCTGTGCAAAATATGGCTGGGTCACAGTTGAATGTGATATGCTGAAGTGCTCCAGCTGTCAAGCTTTTCTCTGTGCCACTTTACAACCAGCTTTTGATTTTGACAGAT ATAAGGAACGATGTGCTGAGCTGAAGAAAGCCTTGTGTACTGCCCATGAGAAGTTCTGTTTCTGGCCAGACAGCCCCTCTCCag ATCGATTTGGGATGTTGCCATTGGATGAACCTGCGGTTCTTGTTAGTGAATTTGTAGATCGTTTTCAAAGCCTTTGTcacttggacttccagcttccttcCCTGAGGCCAGAGGACTTAAAAACTATG TGCTTGACAGAAGACAAGATCAGTCTTCTCCTGAACCTGCTTGAAGATGAACTTGATCACCGAACTGATGAGAGAAAAACTGCAACCAAACTAGGTTCAGACATCATCCAAATCCACGTCACTTCCTGTATTCTCTCCCTGTGTGGCTGGGCGTGTAG TTCTTCGTTGGAACCCATGCAGCTCTCCCTGATAACATGTTCACAGTGTATGAGGAAGGTGGGGCTCTGGGGCTTCCAGCAGATCGAGTCATCCATGACCGACCTGGATGCCTCCTTTGGTCTGACCAGCTCCCCCATCCCAGGCTCTGAGTGCCGGCCAGAGCGCTTCTCTCTGGTGCCTGAGTCTCCTCGGAGGATGATGACTCGGAGCCAGGATGCCTCGTTTTCCCCAGGCTCAGAGCAG GGTACTTCCATCATCTCCCCTTTCCTTCAGGCTGAAAGGAGCCCAGGTCCCATTGTCTCTAGAACTCGAAGCTGGGACTCTTCCAGTCCTGTCGACCGTCCTGAGCCAGAGGCCGCTAGCCCCACCACCAGAACCCGCCCAGTGACCCGAAGCATGGGAACAGGAGACACCACTGGCCTGGAAGTGCCATCTAGTCCTCTTCGGAGAGCCAAACGGGCTCGCCTCTGCTCTTCCAGCAGCTCG gACACATCTTCCCGAAGCTTCTTTGATCCCACTTCTCAGCATCGAGACTGGTGTCCTTGGGTGAATATCACATTTGGGAAAGAAACCAGGGAGAATGGTGGAACTGAGGTAGATGCCAGCACCCCGGCAGAGCCAGGCTGGAAGGCAGTGCTGAACATCCTCTTGGCCCACAAAGAGTCTAACCAGCCAGCTGAAGCCGACTCCATG AGTCTCTCTGAGAAATCAAGGAAGGTATTCCGAATATTCCGGCAGTGGGAATCTTTATGCTCATCCTGA